Part of the Mytilus trossulus isolate FHL-02 chromosome 2, PNRI_Mtr1.1.1.hap1, whole genome shotgun sequence genome is shown below.
GTTTAAATAGAATAACCATTTATTTTGGTGGCAGTCAAATATTTTGGAGGTGGTGTTTTTGacattaatattgaaatggCAGTACATGTAatgattttttacatttatttcattcaacAGGGGGAAGTCCTTTCGGAAGGCTTTCCAACATATGAGGGAGCTTCCTGGATTTTTTCCAGGAGTACCTAGATTAGGGTTAAGTGCAACCATCACTACCAAGGACTAGGCAGATGTCATTGAATCACTTGGGATGACTAATCCAGCAGTAGTAAGAGCAAGTCCAGACAGAGAGAACATTTATCTACAGATTAAAGTTAAAGAGCCATCACTTGACATTTATGATTGTTACGAAAATTTATACAAACCAGTTTGtaatgatttgttaaaaaaccCTGATATTTTCCCAGTTACCCTTTTTTTCATGCCTCTACAGTATATTGGTAATGCAGCTACTTACtgtaatttcatatttgaaatacCAACCTTAGATACTTGTTTATATGGTTTTTTATGTAGTGGGCAAGATGATGATGTTAAAAATCATGTTATTAAAGATTTATCATGTGAGAAGCCCAAAATAAAGCTTGTGTTTTGCACTTCAGTTGTAGGAATGGGCTTTAATTCACCCTCCATTGAGAGAGTCATACATGCTCGTCCTCCAAGGTCACTTTCAGACTATATACAGGAGATAGGTCGTGCTGGTAGAACTGGAAAAGATTCAACAGCACTTTTATATTGCTTTAATAGGGATGTTGCTGCTAATGTAAAAGATATTAAAGATGACATAATTGGTTTTTGCAAGGAAAAAGGTTGTCTTAGAGAGTACATTTTGAAACAATATGGTTTTCAAAAATCAGAAATAGACCTTCATCAATGTTGTAACAACTGTAGACCACATTGTTTGTGCATTGAATGTCAGATGCTCAGAATAgatatttaaattgataaaactgaaatatactGTGTAAAATAATACACCAGATGAAAATTTAGGATTAAACATCTGTAGATCAATAATCTTGTAAAGATAAAATAAGAATACAACAGGTGACCAATCAAGGCTACAGATAAGCAgcctctttttttattttatatagcaTATTTATTAAGTCAAATGCaagatttaaaactttttaaaagcatATATACATTAAGATAACTGCAAacataattacttttttttcttagacTTACATAGTGAAGTGCACAGGCTCACAAAAATTAGACTTTATATTCAGTACTGTATcattaataaattattgaacAATGTTGAAGTTAATCGTATATTAAGTATTTTCTTcccaccaaaaaataaataaacaatacatgtataacctgcccatacatataaattaaaatatatgatttggAAGGACCTGCTTTGACTTTGTctgaaatatatcttttattgtcTTCTGgtattattttgttcaaattctTCAGCATTGCGTTTAACTGTTCAAAATTGTGtctcaaaaataaaacttattttttttaagatgtgaatacagaaaaatattcatacaaTGTCATGAAATTTTACATCTTCTACAGAGTTTTATTCTCGTTAAAACTTTTCTCtcctgctattttttttttcaaaaacatttttttaaaactgatatGAATGCTAAtgctttcaaatttttgaattgtttatggTAGTTTTAAATCTTATGACATATTTTTGCATACTATAGCTATAGTATCTACatcatatatatctttaatcaataaacaattatttgacaAGGTATAGAGAAATACatatgtacaatatttacaatatatacaatatttacaatatatacaatatttacaatatatacaatatttacaatatatacaatatttacaatatatacaatatttacaatatatacaatatttacaatatatacaatatttacaatatatacaatatttacaatatatacaatatttacaatatatacaatatttacaatatatacaatatttacaatatatacaatatttacaatatatacaatatttacaatatatacaatatttacaatatatacaatatttacaatatatatatgatatttgaaAAGTCCAATTAGTACAAGACATGTTACAAAAATTAACTGGGGGGCTTCATACTAGATAAAGCCTGGTGTACACATagattaatttataattttgattatttgcaGAGTTTAATAAccttaaatttctttttcaatgacattaataatttatattttaaaatatttggtttggtgtatctatatttttgtatgtaattttCACTCTCCTGTTcacaaaaatgacattttaaaagacAGTGAAAGTTATCCACGAGTTCATTGTTTTTACATTGAGTGCAGTTGCTACATGTATTTGGTCTGctggtatataaaaaaataaatatatataaaaattattccaTTGTGCTTCAAGTGTTTTGGGAGTATTAACACGATTGCAATATATGTTGAATGAATTAATTTGATATACAAAgaaggaatttaaaaaaaaataatatgtttcatACATtagtaatgaaattaaaaaatatcacagaCAGTGCTTATTGttaactttgaataaaatagtaactgataaaaaaaaaaaaatagttccaGACTACATGTggtataaatgaatatataaaaaaagtgtcagaaattaatttttaacaagACTAATTAAAAAATTGGTTAAACGTGTAACAGTGTATGTTCCTGGTTTAAATAACTTAAATCAGATTATAGgtttttcatgtaaaaaaacggtatatatatatttatatactttatgaCAATATCCTCTCTTTTAAAATGCTAGTAAATAATATATAACTATAGGAATATctgtatttatacatttctaaTATATGTTATAATGCCATAATTCATTTCGTCcttcaaattaaaagtttcaATAGATATACAGGTACAACTACACAATGATGAATATCCATTTCTAGTTATTTGATGTACAATGCCTATGTTTagacaaataaagaaatatataaaatttaaaaaatccaccatagttgcaaaaaaaatcttagGAAGTAGCACACATGAATAAGATAGATTTcttacatttttaataaaaagacaaCAATGTTAAATCAACAGTTCAAAAACaacctttgaatttttttgtgGATCCCACCCACAAGATCTTTCCTTTTAACAATTCTTTTGGGATTTTTTGGGATTTCTTTAAAACTGTCAAATTTTCGCCCTTTCACATAATTAAAAGGGCCAACCTTCCTCAAAATGCTTACAGCAAGATCAAGGTCTTTAGATGTAGTTTTTTTAGTATGGCTTGTTGTCGGTTTTGGGATATTCAAAAGTTTGTCTACATTATCTCctattttgtaaattatgttTGCTGACCCGCTGGCCCTTCTAGTTGCAGTCTCTGTTTTGTTGGCacctataaataaaaataaaattatgatgcAATTCTCTTGTAACAGTAATATTTGAGCAGATACTATAAGCATTCAATCGATAATATTTGGTGTAGTTTGTAATTTGCACATGTCTGTAGTGCAGTTCTCATCAAACTGACCTCATTTGCATGGTTCAATGATGacttaaaatgttattttaatgtgATGCTTATGGTAtggttttttgtttatatttttaacatacattcaattatgaaaaacaatataggccagaatattttacattttatctttGATGATGATTTTGGAGATCAAGTAGATAAATTCCACACTCACCGTTccggagttatggttcttgaaggTTACAAAATTGCATTTCCATTTGACACAGTGccttaacaaatttttttaccattcttccaaagcttttaaaatgttagtttgTTACTTGTTGtaactgatgacaaaatattcTGTTTACACTCAGTATGACAACTCCTTTCTTTTTAAACTGAattaatgaatgttttttttttaaacaactacTCTTACCTAGACCTCTTATGATGTCTTTCTGGTTCCTGATAGCATGCTCCTGAACCAGGTCTGCCTCCTTGTTTTGACCATTTCCACCTTTGGTGTTGACAAATGCTCCTTCCAGAACTCTCGTTCTTGTGTGTGGAGACAACAAAAAGTTAACCTGCAGGATGGTGTTGACACATTCCGTGAAATATTTACTCATTGTTGAGTTGGAATAGAAAAATTCTGCATTTTCTTTCATATTCAGTATGAGTCTTTCTGTATCCCCTTCCTTTGCTGTATCACTCATGTTGATGATTTGCAGTCCCCAtgttattaaattgcaataatagTTGTAGATGAAATCATCATTACTGCAATTTAGACctaataagaaacaaaatactttttaaagattaattttatACGTTTCAAAAAATTCTTCTtctatgtgattttttttaactcattcaCATCCAAGTGTTATACTTTATAGTAGCAAAGTTAAAAATGAATGACATCATAGGCTGTTTGTTGCCTTTGACATGTGTCAGTGTGTAAAAAATTTTTATTGACAGATAATAGGAATAATATTCCTCCTATGCAAATTGGTGATTGTTATGGAAAAAGAGAGTTTATATACAGGAATTTGATTTCATTCAGTTTCAATAAAGTCTTTGAtcagttattttacttttttgttaatttgttgaTCTTACACCCTTCGCTGTGAGGTATTACATTCATTTCGATATTCCTTATACTGTTATGACAATGtttaatgtcttttaaaaatggaaattatattcattatattcTAAAATTAACCGTAAATCTTGGAGAATATGTGACTCAGCACAGTATCTCTATTTTGTTCTGAGCTGTGAGGTAGGTCATCTGCCGCTATGCGAATCAACGCTTTAACAATAAGCAACAGCAACTCTTCGTGTGCTTGGTAGTTAGACTTCACATTGCAATTTGCATTCGTTCTCCTTAGAACAGTTTTCAAATGGAACAAAGTCCCACACTGTCCTAAGGATTCTTGCTTATAAAGCGCTTTATAtgctttctgaaaaaaaatttatagGCAGTGTACAAATATCTGAATAACTGTTCAAATTACATAGCTAACATACAGTTGATGGCTGCTATACATTATtagataaattaaatttatacacttattttttttgtgccTTAAGGGCatatgaagatttgttcacCCAAGAATATTCACATTCCATCCGATTCCAAGTGAATTTGAATATGGTATATGAGCTGCATTACCTTGTGATTAAAAATAGAGATACAAATGGTTGTGTATATGTTCTCCCGTTGAAATTTCAGggaatttgattttaatttcaaaatttcttcaaaaacaatgtttatgtAGCATTCTTTTTAGGACTACCCAAAATCagtatagaaaagaaaaaaataaactatatatatatataaaaaaacatacggCCAAAAGATCTTGCTTGACATGCCACAGTTCACATGTCACTGGAGCCAAATGTTGAAAGCGACCCCTTGGTGTCAATGCTAAATGTCTTATATTTTTGGCATTTTGCAGCCTCTCCCTGGTCAGCATATCTCCACCCAAAACAACCCCATGCCTATCTAACATATCTGTATTACCtgttaaaaaaatctgatattttctatttatcaatattgatatatttattaaaacttatttttctgCACATTTTCAGGTTgccgtttgttaatgtgttacatatttgtttttccttcattttttttttatataaataagacttagttttctcttttgaattttgaaacattttatttttggcctttttaagctgactatgctgtacagactttgctaattgttggggggccgtacagtgacctacaaGTGTTAATCtctgtgttattttgtttttttatggagGGTTGTGTCAtttgaaatcataccacattcaATAATGACCGCAATTCTGATTAATATATTGTCTTGTATGTGATATAATTTCAGATCATTTATAGGTTTGGGattgtgacgtccattttctcTGAATAAgaaacacaatttcatatatagAGGCCAGCTGATCACATGCttgattttattgctgtgctgAAGACATTTTGGTTGAtctctctttgacatattccccatttccattctcaattttatcgtatactaattttattttaatggatGTTAAAATTAGAAGATTAACTGAtcatatattaaagaaaaatcaattaaGCACAATTAAAAGAAAAGGTTTCCTGACTCTATTGTAAAACTATGATCAGATAATTACCATATGCCTTTGTGTACAACTCTATTATTTGGTCCTCATAGTCACTCATGATATTTAAACAATCCTCATTTTTTTACTCATCCTTGAACatgatttttaatgtaaaaacctgttgtttttttttacattctgtCACTgtaacttaaaaaaagaaagcatATACACTTTAAATGCAGGAAAACAGGATTTCTTGAATGAAGGAGAAGACATTGTttctaatacatttaaattgaaatgagATTGATGATTTATCATATAACAGTAAGTACACCAAAGAGATTCaggtattattattattatgttccggttatctaatatttgacatgaaattttagaaaaaactGTATTCACAATTTGAAACAGACAATATGTAcagtatattaaatatttactatttctaGTGTAACTATTGACATCAATTTGTATTTGGTAAATTCTAAAATGTGTAATTTTTTGCCAAAGTTCAGAGTTAATATTGGTACCGATGTGGTATGTGTTGTGGTAATTTTCTGTTC
Proteins encoded:
- the LOC134706098 gene encoding probable ATP-dependent DNA helicase RecQ — its product is MTNPAVVRASPDRENIYLQIKVKEPSLDIYDCYENLYKPVCNDLLKNPDIFPVTLFFMPLQYIGNAATYCNFIFEIPTLDTCLYGFLCSGQDDDVKNHVIKDLSCEKPKIKLVFCTSVVGMGFNSPSIERVIHARPPRSLSDYIQEIGRAGRTGKDSTALLYCFNRDVAANVKDIKDDIIGFCKEKGCLREYILKQYGFQKSEIDLHQCCNNCRPHCLCIECQMLRIDI
- the LOC134705532 gene encoding uncharacterized protein LOC134705532 produces the protein MSDTAKEGDTERLILNMKENAEFFYSNSTMSKYFTECVNTILQVNFLLSPHTRTRVLEGAFVNTKGGNGQNKEADLVQEHAIRNQKDIIRGLGANKTETATRRASGSANIIYKIGDNVDKLLNIPKPTTSHTKKTTSKDLDLAVSILRKVGPFNYVKGRKFDSFKEIPKNPKRIVKRKDLVGGIHKKIQRLFLNC